Proteins from a genomic interval of Papaver somniferum cultivar HN1 chromosome 4, ASM357369v1, whole genome shotgun sequence:
- the LOC113271534 gene encoding magnesium protoporphyrin IX methyltransferase, chloroplastic-like codes for MAFSTIVSSPVCFHTQNQTHNFPLSNNKRRINKPLITQTKALPPLSTATDVSAITTTFDSTTLAVLGGGSIAALAAILSIADPEKRRQLQAEEVGGGDKEVVREYFNSTGFQRWKKIYGETDDVNKVQLDIRLGHSKTVENVMKILTEDRSLEGVTVCDAGCGTGCLSIPLAKQGAIVYSSDISAAMVSEAEKQAKEELLGGSSDGSSVVPVLPKFTVSDLESLDGKYDTVVCLDVLIHYPQSKADGMIAHLASLAEKRLILSFAPKTYYYDILKRIGELFPGPSKATRAYLHREEDIERALQKAGWKVNKKGFTNTQFYFANLIEAVPA; via the exons ATGGCATTCTCAACAATTGTATCTTCTCCAGTCTGTTTCCACACTCAAAATCAAACCCATAATTTCCCTTTATCAAACAACAAACGCAGAATTAACAAACCCTTAATCACACAAACAAAAGCACTCCCACCATTATCAACAGCAACAGATGTCTCAGCCATTACAACTACCTTCGACAGTACAACACTTGCAGTACTTGGTGGTGGTTCAATTGCTGCATTAGCTGCAATTTTATCGATTGCAGACCCCGAAAAGCGACGACAACTTCAAGCAGAAgaagttggtggtggtgataaagaAGTTGTAAGAGAGTATTTCAATAGTACTGGGTTTCAGAGATGGAAGAAGATTTATGGTGAGACTGATGATGTTAATAAAGTTCAGCTTGATATCAGATTGGGACATTCTAAAACTGTCGAAAATGTTATGAAGATTTTAACTGAAGATAGGTCTCTTGAAGGTGTTACTGTTTGTGATGCTGGTTGTGGTACTGGTTGTTTGTCTATTCCTTTAGCTAAACAAGGTGCCATTGTTTATTCCAGTGATATTTCTGCTGCTATGGTTTCTGAAGCTGAGAAACAG GCAAAAGAAGAGCTTTTGGGAGGGAGCAGTGATGGGTCATCAGTAGTGCCAGTGTTGCCAAAGTTTACAGTGAGTGATTTAGAGAGTTTGGATGGGAAATATGACACAGTTGTTTGCTTAGACGTATTGATACATTACCCACAAAGTAAAGCGGATGGGATGATTGCGCATTTAGCATCATTAGCTGAAAAACGACTGATACTGAGTTTTGCGCCTAAGACATATTACTATGATATATTGAAGAGAATAGGTGAGCTGTTTCCTGGGCCATCAAAGGCGACGAGAGCATACCTACATAGAGAGGAAGATATAGAAAGAGCTCTACAGAAGGCTGGGTGGAAAGTAAATAAAAAAGGATTCACTAATACGCAGTTTTACTTCGCCAATTTGATCGAAGCTGTTCCTGCCTAA
- the LOC113274348 gene encoding zinc finger CCCH domain-containing protein 17-like gives FNYRRSKSVKLWDFDSRKRIHNRPAGERGVPTKDIVCKYWKAGRCTSNPCQYRHSELPQSSSNIRIQQPSDQGNFSGSCSFQRRKQNTYNRAPPSYWGRDHDQGGAVNGKTICKYWMDNECSFGESCKFLHPWFAGDDFTMLAQLAGHEKEKVISGIALPTGTNKLKLYSGSKDGTVRVWDCQTGHCSAVINLGSEVGCVISEGPWVFVGIKNCVKAWNTQTNRELSLGGPSGQVYALVVGNEMLFAATQDGSILVWKFVAATNGFEPAAALKGHGASVLTLVIGANRLYSGSMDNTIRVWELETLQCIHTLTDHTSVVMSVLCWDQYLLSCSLDKTMKVWALTESGKLEVIYNREEHGLLALSGMPDAQGKPVLICSCNDNTARLYDLPLFTEGGKIYAKEEIRAIQTAPGGLFFTGDGNGDLKVWKWTEQSPPAAATIHQ, from the coding sequence TTCAACTACCGCCGATCGAAATCAGTAAAGCTATGGGATTTCGATAGTAGGAAGAGGATACACAATAGACCTGCAGGAGAAAGAGGAGTTCCAacaaaagatatagtatgcaaataTTGGAAGGCAGGCAGATGTACAAGCAATCCGTGTCAGTATCGCCACAGTGAGCTGCCACAATCAAGTAGCAACATCAGGATACAACAACCTTCAGATCAGGGGAATTTCTCTGGTTCCTGCTCATTTCAGCGAAGAAAACAGAATACCTACAATCGAGCACCGCCTTCATATTGGGGCAGGGATCATGATCAAGGTGGAGCAGTTAATGGAAAGACGATTTGCAAATATTGGATGGATAATGAATGTTCTTTCGGTGAAAGTTGCAAATTCTTGCATCCGTGGTTTGCCGGTGATGATTTCACAATGTTGGCGCAACTTGCTGGACACGAGAAGGAGAAGGTCATTAGCGGGATTGCTTTACCAACAGGGACTAACAAATTAAAATTATATTCTGGTAGCAAAGATGGAACCGTTCGGGTCTGGGACTGTCAAACTGGCCACTGTTCTGCTGTAATTAACCTTGGATCTGAAGTTGGGTGTGTCATCAGTGAAGGACCCTGGGTCTTTGTTGGAATTAAGAATTGTGTCAAGGCTTGGAATACTCAAACTAATAGGGAACTCAGTCTTGGTGGTCCATCTGGACAAGTTTatgccttggttgtgggaaaTGAAATGCTATTTGCTGCAACACAGGATGGTAGCATATTGGTCTGGAAATTTGTTGCCGCAACCAATGGTTTTGAGCCTGCTGCTGCTCTTAAGGGTCATGGTGCATCTGTTCTTACGTTAGTCATAGGCGCTAATAGACTCTACTCTGGATCCATGGATAACACAATAAGGGTGTGGGAACTTGAGACATTACAGTGCATTCATACTCTGACAGATCACACATCAGTTGTAATGTCTGTTCTTTGCTGGGATCAGTATTTATTGTCATGTTCTCTGGACAAAACAATGAAGGTCTGGGCTCTTACCGAGAGTGGAAAGTTGGAAGTCATTTACAACCGTGAAGAACATGGTTTGCTAGCGCTCTCTGGGATGCCTGATGCACAAGGAAAACCTGTGTTGATATGCTCATGCAATGACAACACCGCTCGTCTCTATGACCTGCCATTGTTTACGGAAGGAGGAAAAATTTATGCCAAAGAGGAGATTCGAGCTATTCAAACTGCTCCTGGTGGTTTATTTTTTACTGGGGATGGAAATGGTGATCTAAAAGTGTGGAAGTGGACTGAACAATCAcccccagcagcagcaacaatacacCAGTGA